The Macaca thibetana thibetana isolate TM-01 chromosome 19, ASM2454274v1, whole genome shotgun sequence genome has a segment encoding these proteins:
- the CACNG6 gene encoding voltage-dependent calcium channel gamma-6 subunit produces the protein MMMWSNFFLQEENRRRGAAGRRRAHGRCRSGLTPEREGKVKLALLLAAMGATLAVLSVGTEFWVELNTYKANGSAVCEAAHLGLWKVCTKRLWQADVPTDRDTCGPAELPGEANCTYFKFFTTGENARIFQRTTKKEVNLAAAVIAVLGLVVMALGCLCIIMVLTKGAEFLLRVGAVCFGLSGLLLLVSLEVFRHSVRALLQGVSPEPPPAPRLTYEYSWSLGCGVGAGLILLLGAGCFLLLTLPSWPWGSLCPKRGHRAT, from the exons ATGATGATGTGGTCCAACTTCTTCCTGCAAGAGGAGAACCGGCGGCGGGGGGCCGCGGGCCGGCGGCGGGCGCACGGGCGGTGCAGGTCGGGGCTGACGCCTGAGCGCGAGGGGAAGGTGAAGCTGGCGCTGCTGCTGGCCGCCATGGGCGCCACGCTGGCGGTGCTGTCCGTGGGCACCGAGTTCTGGGTGGAGCTCAACACCTACAAGGCCAACGGCAGCGCCGTGTGCGAAGCGGCCCACCTGGGGCTGTGGAAGGTGTGCACCAAGCGGCTGTGGCAGGCGGACGTGCCCACGGACAGGGACACCTGCGGCCCCGCGGAGCTGCCCGGAG AAGCAAACTGCACCTATTTTAAATTCTTCACCACGGGGGAGAATGCACGCATCTTTCAGAGAACCACAAAGAAAG AGGTGAATCTGGCAGCTGCGGTGATAGCAGTGCTGGGCCTGGTAGTCATGGCCTTGGGGTGCCTCTGTATCATCATGGTGCTCACTAAAGGTGCAGAGTTCCTGCTCCGAGTTGGAGCcgtctgctttggcctctcag GCCTGCTGCTCTTGGTGAGCCTGGAGGTGTTCCGGCATTCCGTGAGGGCCCTGCTGCAGGGAGTCAGCCCGGAGCCTCCCCCGGCCCCACGCCTCACCTACGAGTACTCCTGGTCCCTGGGCTGCGGCGTGGGGGCCGGCCTGATCCTGCTGTTGGGGGCCGGCTGCTTTCTGCTGCTCACACTGCCTTCCTGGCCCTGGGGGTCCCTCTGTCCCAAGCGAGGGCACCGGGCCACCTAG